Proteins encoded together in one Eubalaena glacialis isolate mEubGla1 chromosome 7, mEubGla1.1.hap2.+ XY, whole genome shotgun sequence window:
- the CCRL2 gene encoding C-C chemokine receptor-like 2, with the protein MANYTSAPEDDYDVLIEDNLSNNDMEPCTPYEPKMLSAQLVPYLYTTVFTAGLLDNILVVLILVKYKGLKQVENIYFLNLAISNLCFLLTLPFWAYTASREGVLGDPLCKILVALYSIGLYSEAFFNVLLTMQRYQEFFRMRRLFSACRMVAGSIFTSALAWVTAILVTLPELAFYKPQMESQKYKCFFTRPHFLPADETFWKHFLTLKMNILGFLLPLFFFVFCYVRMRKTLKCGVRNCDLFKLVFTIMIVFLLMWGPYNIALFLSAFNEHFSLHGCESSYNLNRSIQIMKIIATTHCCINPLLYVFLNKAFRKHLCHLCHLCSDTAPQPTEEPAQGTSREEYHLST; encoded by the coding sequence ATGGCTAATTACACGTCCGCACCAGAGGATGATTATGATGTCCTCATAGAAGACAATCTGAGTAACAACGACATGGAGCCATGCACCCCATACGAGCCCAAGATGCTCTCAGCCCAGCTGGTGCCCTACCTCTACACCACGGTGTTCACGGCTGGCCTCCTGGACAACATCTTGGTTGTGCTTATCCTGGTAAAATACAAAGGACTCAAGCAAGTGGAAAATATCTATTTCCTCAACTTGGCAATTTCTAACTTGTGTTTCTTGCTCACCCTGCCGTTCTGGGCTTACACGGCCTCACGTGAGGGGGTTCTTGGTGACCCCCTGTGTAAAATTCTCGTGGCACTCTACTCCATAGGCCTGTACAGTGAGGCATTTTTCAATGTCCTTCTGACTATGCAAAGGTACCAGGAGTTTTTCCGCATGAGAAGGCTTTTCTCGGCCTGCAGGATGGTGGCTGGCAGCATCTTCACAAGTGCTCTGGCATGGGTCACAGCCATTCTGGTCACTCTGCCTGAACTTGCTTTTTACAAACCTCAGATGGAAAGCCAGAAATACAAGTGCTTCTTTACCAGACCTCACTTCCTACCAGCTGATGAGACATTCTGGAAGCATTTTCTGACCTTAAAGATGAACATTTTGGGATTTCTTTTGCCCCTGTTTTTTTTCGTATTTTGCTACGTGCGAATGAGGAAAACACTGAAGTGTGGCGTGAGGAACTGTGACCTTTTCAAGCTTGTTTTCACCATAATGATTGTTTTCCTTCTGATGTGGGGACCCTACAATATTGCACTTTTCCTGTCTGCTTTCAACGAACACTTCTCCCTGCATGGATGTGAGAGTAGTTACAACCTGAACAGAAGTATCCAGATCATGAAAATCATCGCCACCACCCACTGCTGCATCAACCCTCTCCTCTACGTGTTTCTCAACAAGGCATTTAGGAAACACCTCTGCCACCTTTGCCATCTGTGCAGTGACACCGCACCTCAACCCACTGAGGAACCTGCCCAAGGCACATCAAGGGAAGAATATCACCTTTCCACTTAA